From Brassica rapa cultivar Chiifu-401-42 chromosome A06, CAAS_Brap_v3.01, whole genome shotgun sequence:
attaACTTTATTATCATACTTGtcgacaaaaatataaaatttcttGTACATCTATATATTCTAGTTCATACTGTATATACACGATAGTATACATGAAATATAGAAGTGTGActtttaaatcaaattaaacaaatTGAATTAACTTTTGTTTGTCTAAATTGTTGAAAAAACATATGTGAAATAAGAGTTATTTTTACaccaacaaaataaattaaaaataattgaatgaCAACAATAAAGATTCAGGTTTTTATTGATAGAAACGGCACAATGTTAAGATCATTATGATAATTTTCAAATCAAAGTGTGAGATGATAATCCTGACAAAAAGGCCATAGCCGAAATGATAAAATTGGTTAAAAGATATATACTGAAGACCATTGGAGTTTTAGACAAACAATGATTGGGCCATTCGTATTTGTCAACATATGATACTTTCACCATAGGTCACACGAAGCCCATCCTCTCAGGACGATCTAGCGCTCTTCTACGAACTTGTCAAAGAGGAGTCTCTTACATAAGTGGACAAGAATCCACAAACATACAAGTTCCACCATGTTCCTTCTTTGGCAAACACTGGAACGAATGTCagtagaaaaaaagaaaagtaagtGAGCCAACCTATCTTGTTCATATACACCATTAATATTTTCTCTGCTCTTCTACGAATTTGGACACCATTGGATCAATCAATTATGGTCAGTTTATGTTTTGTTGTTGCTGCTGACGTAATTGTCGAAGCAGTGAATTCCACCCAGATAATATTCTATTgtgatattattttatataaacttaatgaattatttttctttgtcaacAAATTCAGTATTTCAGTGAATTATTGTTATTCTATATATCAAGTAATTAGGATACTAATCTACTATACTTGTAAGATGATCAAACTTGACTATGATGTGCTCGTAACACGATAcgattcaatattttttttttcttaacctTTGGCGATTCAATATTTTATCGTGTAGAAAGTTACATAGCCCGGTAGTTTTGACGTTTTATATTGAACATGCATGCATTTGAATAATTGTCAATAAGAATTTCTCAAGATGCAAAGAACTTTGATTTTAGGACCTCAACATTTTTAGTAGCTACTATATCTAATCAGATTTTAAATTCTCCCAACAAAATTGATCGATGGGTCATCTTATCTTTATCACTTTTCCCCTTTGTGACCATAAAAGGGCTTGGGAACTTGCATGACAGCCTGAAAAGGTGTGAATATTCATGGATAATAACGTGGCATCCTCACGAGCACAAATGAACATAGACTTGGAATGTTTACAACTGCCCCGCCCCACATCGCaattaacagtaacaaaaatctctatatatatcatatatctatacgtttttataactattaaaactgcaccgcagttgaaccgcttgttctgcaccgctcaaaccgcagtcaccattcggaACCTATTAATTCACATTTTTGGGGtctaaaatgtttaaaaaattaactcaTAAATATTAAAGAGTTCCAACAATTAATATGGAATTCGAAGATTCATTCAATATGGTTTAGGCTTAGCTAATAGTAGCGCACTTTACTCGTCTATAACTGATATACATACactatcaattttaaattttggttagGACACAACATCAATAATAATACTATTAActagattttcattttataaatatataacagataTCATCgcaaaacttttaaatatataatttacattttagtgttatatattgtgtaaatctataatgttattggttatgtttcttattcgatattattaatgtataatgatttattttatacatttaactttattattaattgttattatatattaatatattttcgaaattggtaaaataaattcatagtatgaaataaaaaaaattgagaatctccttcatttttttctaatttttacagactgaatacaatacattttaaaattttatttagttagactatagaactgatattttcttagcataatttatattttatatgttatttattttagtatattgtgggattttataagtaaatagattataataatactatattattaattatgaaataaatcgctgcattaatttaaaaatattttaaaattatattaagattttgttagattttttccaacatattttgttataagtaaaaataaaatttaaatttacagttaaaatttatttattaatatctatataatttaagATTTTTCAGAAATGTTATATAGTATTAAAtagattaaattaaataatcaaatagatgtaattgatgaaatagacctagtatgattttttatggtatttcttttagtaaagaagatatagaatataattataaaattttaaaaaatatcatacacttttattttgttttgttttataataaaatcttatttaaattaatgtataatagtatatattattaattacgaaattgatcaatggtattaatttaaataaaattttaaaaattttaaaaaagattttgttagatttttttctcaaacattttgttataactaaaaataaaatttaaatttacagttaaaattgatttattattactatatttatatatttaatagattaatgtaaataattaaataaatgtaattaatgaaatagACCTAATAAGAttagtatgatttttttatgatagataaaaatggtacttctcttttaatagcgAAAACTAGTAGTAGACAACATAATTATCGACAATACTGATCAACTCTGATTTAATCATATTATCTTCATGTAGTGATTCATTGTGCTATATAAatacacaaaaaattataaattagtttttctgttatatttaattttatatcatcTGATAAACTGTTAAACATATAATAACTGCTAGATTGTAATATATGAGAGACACGTGTCTTGATAAATAATTAGGCCATATTTTGGTAAGTTTATGAGCTTTAGCAAATAATCAACCTATACaacattttagatttttttttgagaaacacATCACTAAAAGTCTAAACACACACAAATCGAATCCAACCTCTCTTTTTTTCGCCAAGACTTTCACCTCATTCACTATTATTGAATGTAAAAGCATCTATCCTTTTTTGTCAATCTAAAAGCATATGATATATCATGCATCCCTGTCTTTTCAATTTCAACATCAAGTTGTGAACTAGTTTGCTGAAGTAAACATTACATAACTAAGATTGAATCTGGTTTAGACCGGTTCGGTTAAACCGAACCCTTGCATTCTATAAAGCAGACGCAAGCATCTTTCTGCTCAAACCACAGTCCTAATAACAAATACCGACAAACACAAAACACAATCGCAACTCTTGGAACTCAAGAAATAATGTCGGAGAACGCTGGCGATTCTTCAACCACTAAACCAAACCTCAAGAGGAATGGCTCCGGCGAACTTGACGTCTTTGAAGCCACTCGCTACTTCTCCGACTTCAACGAACCAACTATGGCCGAGTCCTCGAGAATCCAGGTTCAGAAACAGAGCATTGTTACAGAACTTCGACAGAAGAGAATACACCCTGAAACAGAGGATAAGCTCCCGGAACCTAGAGTCGTCATCGTGAAGCCGCaggagaaggagatgaagaCACGTGGCGGCGGTGGGAAGAAGCTAACCAGCTTCTTGAACTCTCTTCTCCGTTCAGCAGGTCTGAAGAAGTTAAAGTCAAAGTCCAAGTCAACTCCAGAGGTGGAGAGTCCACGAGGAGAAAGAAGGAGGAGGCATAGCTGCGTGGTGACCGTGACCACACACGCCGCAGCTTCTTCTCCGATCTCCGGTGCCGGCGCGTGGAGTACGCGCAGGAGAAGCTTTGATGAGAAACACGTGAAAGGTTTAGGTTCGAAGAAGAATGATCAGAAGTTAAACATGAGGTTCTGTGAGAGTCTCTGCTCGGACAAGAAGGTTGAGTATAAAGATCGAAATGGAGAGGATGGTGTAAATGGTGGATACGAGAGTGATTCAGGTTCGGAATCTGATCTTTTTGAATTGGACTTGTTTGCCAAATCAAAGCCTTAGTTAAGGACGGTTCCAAAATGTAATCATTTGATGTAAACTTATTATGATATAAATCTAATAGTGCGTGGTTTGTagacaaccaaaaaaaaaactaaaatggtATGGACCTAAAATATGGTGTTGCATTCTTCCCTTATCCTGcttgaataaaaataaactcgATGAGGTGATATTAATTCATATCCTTCATTCTGTATAAGCTTAACcgaattaaaataattagtttgatTAATTTCTTGTATTTTCTGAATCTGATAGAACATGTTAAAGCGAATCTTTAAAAGTAGACACGTTATGATACAATTATGAGAGAAAATATCATATAGATTATTGGTCTGATTGTGACAAAAAGCGGTAAATGGTTACGGGCAGTAAGACTTGTGCTACGGTAAAAACTGGGGATATCACAACTCCTTTACCAAAGTGCTAAAGATATGAGGCTTAACCGTCGCCGGAATCCCGAAATTGTCCAGAACAATCTATAGATATATGTGTGTAAGTGTGTGTGATTAGACCAAAGTATTAcagatttttaaaattcatttcgTTATATGTTATTCAGAGTGAAAACTTCAAAACTAGTCAAATCTGATTTATTTCATTCTTATTAAATGACTCTTTAATTCTTTACACTCTTTTTTGGTCAAAtctttttctaattttctatatataaaagGATTAATTACTTTCAAAGGGGTTACCCAAACAAGACAGATATATTAGATATTAAGGAAAGATAATCTTTAAAACATTATAAGTTCATGAACAAAATATCAGAATCAGTAAATCACTAACCAAGATTCCAACGTCGTAATAAGCGTTTCGTTTTTAAAGTTACACTAATTCTACAAAAGATAATAGATAgttctttttggaaaaaaacAGTGACAATGGCATGTTTCAGATTCTTCTCTGCAGTCACAACTTTGGTTTTGCTTCATCTCTCATCAATCGCTTTTGCTTCTTCCCATGGCTCAAAACAGGTAAACCAATTTTCATAAAAAGTCGAGATTAAATATGAGATCTAAAGATGCAATGTGAGTTCTGCAAACGTTGCGGTAACCAACTATGACAACTCGCCAGAATTTTTTATGGAGAtcaaatgaatatttatttgatatattttatagaaTAGTAGGGATGTTATCATCCATGTTACAATTTAGGGATTTTCATCAATATTCAGCTCGGCTACCAATGCTCATCCGACGAAGAGTGCAGCGTTGGACTTGGTTGTTTTAAATGCGGCATCGATGCTGCAAGATGCGTAAGATCAAACATCACAGATCAATTCTCCCTTGTGGTAAGTAAGaaacactttttatttttatatgttaaaactGTTGTGTTTCCATATACCATCAACACGAATATCATAGCATGAAAAACTGTAAACGTAAACGCTAAACACCAACGGAAAAGGAATTGTTTGCATTTATAATCTATTAGTAATTTTATTGCAAAACATTAAAAACTGtgtgtgacaaaaaaaattgtgatttttgAATAGTTATAATGAATATTTAGTTAACTGAGGCAAACACAAACGCAATATACTATCTCCTAGGTCACATAATTCATAAACTAACCTGTATTTTAGTGTTTTTGTGTAGTATATGAATGTACATGAGAGTCATGTCACTTTAAGTCTCTTCTAATTTTCAAAGGGACATTCTTAACATGTCTCTCCAATGATGGATCGTTTGGTCCATAGTTTTGGACCTAATTTTACGTTTTACGTCGgttgtatatatttgttttcttcttcttgagttCTTTCACGCTATTATACACGTTTAGAATGTCTTTTTGTCGTAGTCTTGAGTTAACGGTCTAACTACTTATTACTCTTCTTCAAATCGAGCCATAACGAATCGTTATATTTTTGACAGACTATAATGACGCATTAATAACTATTTAgtgtgtgtttttttgtaaCAGAACAATTCCATGCCGTTTAACAAATATGCATTTTTGACGACCCACAATTCATATGCCATCGAAGGAAAACCGCTTCATGTGGCGACCCAAGAAGATAGTATAACCGAACAACTCAATGTTAGTATTAATTCATTGACACATAATCAGTTCATTATGTTTCTTAATTTCTAGACTATAATGTAAATGTTCAGAGTGGTGTTCGAGCATTGATGTTGGATACGTACGACTACGAAGGAGACGTATGGTTGTGCCATTCGTTTAACGAGCAATGCTTTGAATTCACTAAGTTTGTAAGTCTAATCTCACCAATTTTTGTAAAGATAAAAGACTCTCAACATGTCTTCGGTAAAATAATTTGCTTTGTTATATCACATTTTAGAATCGGGCAATAGACACGCTCGCGGAGGTATTCGCCTTCTTGACAGCAAATCCATCAGAGATCGTGACAATATTTCTCGAGGATTACGTCAAATCGCCAAACGCCTTAACCAAAGTTTTTACCGACTCTGGTTTGAAGAAATTCTGGTTTCCGGTTGAAGACATGCCTAAGGGTGGCCAAGATTGGCCATTGGTTAAGGATATGGTTGCAAATAACCACCGGCTAGTCGTCTTCACTTCAGATAAATCCAAGCAAGAAACCGAAGGAATAGCTTACCAGTGGAACTACGTACTTGAAAACCAATGTGAGTGTGATGCGATACCAAAATTCCGGTTTAATCATCGTTGGTCCGTGGTCGAGAATATAACCGAATAATCTCAATTTTTTTCCAGATGGGGACGATGGAGTTAAGCCTTCGGAATGTAGCAATAGGGGAGAATCTGCACAGCTAACCGATAAAACCAAAGCTTTGGTTTTGGTAAATCATTTCAGCACAGTTCCGGTTAAGCTCTTGAGTTGTGAGGAGAACTCTCAACATCTTATCGATACGATTAAGACATGTTACGTAGCCGCTGGGGACCGATGGGCGAATTTTGTCGCTGTCGATTTTTACAAGGTACGTAaggttacaaatatatatatggttttagaaagaaaaataaaattgggttataaattttttgtttctttcttggtTTGAATATAGAGGAGTAATGGAGGAGGAACATTTCAAGCAGTGGATAAACTAAATGGAGGGCTTCTATGTGGACGTGACGATGTTCATGATTGCCATCATTAATTAACAAGCATGGCCTTTTACAAAAATGTTATGAATCTTAAAGCTTTCtcattggtctttttttttctatggaTTTTTATTCATATCATATCTTGTAGAATGCTTGTACTCGATCATTTAGTCCATtgttaagttacaaaaaaaaacatttagtcCATTGTTATAAGAGAAATTGCACCCAATAActcaacaaaaaacaaaaattaataaactaaccaaaatcatcttttctttattcttttctattcctatctctctctagcCTCTCTCTAAAAaactaattttgatttttgttttggttatttcacaaataaccCCTTGTTATAATTTATGCAGTTATGAATATGAGCATCTATGACCCGCTGTAAAATGAAGTAGATTATGCAgttgtgaacaaaaaaaaagacatgagACCATCTCTATCCCTACTCTAtaatttactttataaatatagtaattttttattttttgtccaTACTCTATTTTTTAAGTAAATTATGGAGTGGAAATGAAGATGCCCTCACTACATATATAGAGTAATGTATTTTTTGTTCCTTCACAACTGCATAATTCACTCCATTTTACAGTAAATTTTGCAATGAGGTTGAAGATGGTCTGAAATATCCATACAATATTTTCTCACTATTTTCATCTGACAAAAAAACTCCAATCATTTCCTTAATTATCATTAGTTCTATTACTATCTTACTGCAAATTGTTTGTAAAACATTCACAAAATTTCATCTTAGCTTCTGTTTCAAGAAAATATGTTAAATTGTTAATTTTGTGTTGTCAACCTGTTAATTTGTTAATGAAGAAAATCactaagaaaaatagaaaacattaagaaaataaatatatatcaaattctTAGACTAACCGTCGTGGGCCTAAAGAGTTAAGGCCCATTAATATCAGACTTGTtcttaaccaaaaataaaaatcaccGTCGTCGTCTTTCTACTTTCTAGTCTCACCGAGAAGATCATCCcactagagagagagaaggaactCGAGCAATGGCGGCGGTTCAACAGCAGCAAGCGATGCAGAAGAACACGTTGTACGTCGGAGGCTTAGCCGACGAAGTAAACGAATCGATCCTCCACGCCGCGTTTATACCATTCGGCGACATCAAGGACGTGAAGACGCCGCTGGACCAAGCCAACCAGAAGCACAGATCCTTCGGATTCGTCACTTTCCTAGAGAGAGAAGACGCTTCCGCCGCCATGGATAACATGGACGGCGCCGAGCTGTACGGCCGTGTTCTCACCGTCAATTATGCCCTCCCGGAGAAAATCAAGGGTGGAGAACAGGGCTGGGCCGCTCATCCACGTACGTTGCCTCTCCTCCTTAGTTGATTTTGATCTGTTGTTGATGGTTGATTCGTGTTAGCTTGAGGTTTTATGAATGAGTCTGGAACTTAGGGATTGttgaaattagggtttggaTATGTTATTTATCTGATTTGAAGTTAAGTCGAGCTTAGGATGATCGGTATGTTGTTGGTTAAGCAGAGAGGTTCTTAATTCGCATTGGTTAATAAACTGATCTTTCTTGGTTgtgttttattttcagtttgGGCGGATGCAGACACATGGTTTGAGCGGCAGCAACAAGAAAAGGAGATACTCAAGATCCAAGCTGAGAACAGGGCTGCTATGGAGGCTGCTGAGGAACTTCACAGGAAGAAACTGGCGCAAGACCGACAAGGGGAGATGGAAGAAGATACGGAGGTCAAAGATGATCCTATGGCAAGAGCTGAGGCCGAAGCTCTAAGCCATGATAATCCCTGATGAAAGTAAGCTTTTGCCGGTTTCTCTCACTCCCACCCCTTCCTCCTGTAGAATTACGGTTTGGTTTTCGCCTGAGTTGTGTCAGATTATAACTTCATTGAGTTTTGAGATTAGATTGTTTTATGAAGTTATTGACTATGTTAGTGTTATAGTTACTAGACCTGGTACTGTACTTTGTTGAAACTTGCATGATTagaaaagttgaaaaaaatggTCCATGTTTCTAAACCGGTTGCTCTTCATTCAAAAAGGGTCATCACTAATGTAAAGAACAATTAGCTTTTGGAACAAGAAGCTGGTCTAAGTTCTATTCAGAGAGATTTAAACCCGTCAAGTTTATATCCTGCTGGTTTATCCAAAAACCACACCAGATTCTCGTTGCTCGGCTGGACCAGACGTGCAGGAAGAGACTTGCAAAGTGGATAGCATTGGCTTTTGGATGCTCCGGTTGCCACTATAGCGACGTTAGCAGCTGAGTTAATAACTGGCAAAGTAAATGTGAGTCTCTCTGGTGGCGGTTTAGGTGAGTTGGTCAGGTACGTAACCCAATCCTCTTTCACCTCGAGTTCTGGGTGGTTCGGGAAGAGCGAGGCTACTTCCCATCCGAGCCCATCCCTAGCAAGATCAGATCAAACTTGGGACATTCACTGTTCTCAGATGGAATCACAGTTCGCTTTTTCACCATCTGTCTGATGGCGAACTCATACTCTGTTGCAGCTTTGTCGACTGATAGCCTGTCGTTAATGGAGTATATATGCCTCGGAAACACATTTACCTGAAAAAAACAAAGCAACTCTCAGAACAAGAGCCTCAAGTTTCTTCTATACATTAAGTTATCAAAACCCAATCCAGACGTAGATAACCTTAGAAGATGATCCCTGGCGAGTTTGTAGTGGCTATCGTCAAGGCTTTTACCTACCGCACGCTCTTCCGCCCAAAAAACATACCATTTATCCCAATCTACAATTTTGTTGTAAAGCGATTCGATCAATTTTCTGTTGAACAATCCATTAGGAGAGCGATCAAGGAGACTGAAAATGGGATCTTAACAAGCTTAAAAAACGTTTTTAGTAAAACTTGTAATTACCCCACCAAGCTAATGAGAGAGTCTCCTGATAAAACAATGCAGAAAGCACCATGTTTTAGAATCGACGCTTCTGATATCTCAGCTATATAATCTACCAAGCCAGTGCTAAGTTCCTCCAAATTCTCGTGAACCCTTATTTCTCCTCTGTCTTTATGAGTCCAAGTAAGCGCaatattgtttcttttatttttccacCAGTTTTTTCAGCAATTCTACATTAAATAACAAATGGGATACAATTGTAACTTAAGAAATAGATCAAGTTTTGATTGGGAGGTTAAGAAATTACACTTTGGAAtgaaagaaacagagagaagaTTTTAGTTGACTCTCACCAAATCAAGTTTGACTACGAATCCAATAATCAGCATTTATAATTCACAGAAAACAGCAATACaagatgaaaataaaaatataaaaatatatgaaatccAGAACgattaaataaacaaatgtCAGTCATAAAAAACAAATGAGCATCAGTTCTAATTGTTAGGATGCGAGATTCCATATTAAAATTACAAAGGAAACGATAATATAAGGTGGTAAAGTATTTTTAAACTGTTAAAGAAATAGATGAAACGTGGAATCCAGATTTTGTCTCTTTTATTAACTTAATAAATCGTTTGTAGGTGAGGCAGTTTTTATACGGTTTTTTTAGTATCAAGATAAAATCACGTAAGATTGTTTTGCATCACCAAAACTGAATTTGcacaaataaatacaaaaagatAGAGTTTAAAACGCTAGTAAGagaatttagagagagagaaagtagatctCGTTTTAGGGCCCGGCGTACGGacggcgcgtgagcgtccgtgccgtcgccggagGCCGTCTTCTTCCATCAAGCTCCcttattttcttttctcttcgCCGTCCTTCAACGATCGCCTTGTCTAAGCTCTGGATCTGGTTCATCTTTCTACGGTGGTTTAGTGTCTGGAGGGAAGACGCGGTCGGGTTAGGTGCTGGCGTGAGTAACTTGGTTCGTCGATCCGTGGTGTTGATTCCGGGACATGGAAGCTACCCTAGTTCCGTCGTCGCCGGCCTtctccgggaggtggaggctttCGCAGATCCACCGACTCCGGCTTCAGTTCCCGGGAAGAGGAGACTTACTCAGCTCCGTCTTCGCCGGCTCTTGGCTCCGAGGGTGGAGGCTTTCAAAGCTATGCCCTGTCGGTTATGAGACCCGTTGTTTTGTGGGTTGTTGCTACTATTTTGTGGCGTATGAAGTTGCGTTGTGGTCTTTGGTGGTGCGGTTTCAGTGGCTCACGGTTTCCTTCTGGCGGATGAGATCTAGAAGAGTTTGATGAAGCTCTCCGCAGAATGGTTAAGCGTTGAAGAAAAGCTCGGTTTCGGTGGAGGCTTTCGGTATTGAAGCTCCGACGAAACGAGGTGTATGGTGGTGGTGTTCCGGCGGGGCTCCGATGCGGCGATGGTCAAGTCGAGGCATAGGTGACGCGTGTCGCGCTGACGACGAGATCTCAACACGCGTCCAGTCTCCTTGACGCATGGGTCAGCAAGGATGCGTCCGGCCCGCGTAGTGGGGTTCTTTCGGTTTGGGCCGTAGGCCCGGTTAGCTGGTTTGTGTATGCCCTCTCGTGATGGGCTTTAAGTTTAGTAGTTGGTTTGGGCTTTGGCCCGGTACTTGTTGTTGGGCTTAGTCccttttattaataaaaataacttggcgggaaaaaaaaaaaaaactgaatttgcATTACCAAAACAGAATTTGCAATCAAACGCGGTGGCTAAATCCGAGAACTCTCGATGGATAATTGCGTAGCGGTGGTGATCGGCATGGCCAGATGGTTATGCCCGTGTCAGCCCTAGAAGTAAACAAATTGCCGTGTAATTTTGTCAAAACCAAGTTGCCATGTTCATAAAAACTTGCAAGTTTAagaattttaaatctgaaatcATAGTTATTGCTATAggtatgttatattatatataggtacaaccaaaagaaaaacatctGAAGATAGTGCatcaaaggaaaagaaaaaataaaaacaatggaGATTAAATCAGAGAATTCACATAGATTAAGGTAGAAGACCCATcttttctcatttaataaaacaaaaagaaagacgAAAATACTTTATCAGAGCACATACGATCActcaacaagaaaaaaaataatgagatATTTATCTGAAATAAATTTATTACGACAcactaaaaattctaaaaattgaTCTGGGCACCACGAACATTGATCcttacatttttatacattaatgcttaatttttataattattgtcATATATTTTAGACATGTCATAATATAACTAACtagaaatttatataaaaattatttaagaaatatcgtatggaaaaataaaatttatattcttgatcgaataaatatttttggcccttaaataattttttttatttttttgttaactaaataatttgtttactgatgagctgatcccatttaaaaaatatttaaggtcaaaaaattatttatcgcatAAGAACCTAACGTTTAGGCCGAAGAATCTCAAACCTACTATTTCGTTACAATGAAAATATGAGagctcggttttatatcatgatttagcaatttaaaagttaattatgagtatgagaagtttacgttcacgtgccaatcttaaatatctttaatatttttttttttcatttttttgtcgCTTTTTTCATTTcggttattgctcgatataaatattaattttttattttattctcatttcgttattttgttttggcttGAGATTTAGAAAacgtttaagatttaaaattattaaagagatacatacttaggttaagattACTTgagcagaataaatattttatatttattacttatttatgtttttctgcatattatgaaataataaaataataattatatattaaataactaagaaatcaattattattatgtaataaattggcgtgcccatataaatcaaacgatagctcttgtttattcgcaatcattttagagtaaataaattaaaacagtcaatcttatctatcatatatgatatataattaaatttaaatgatattaacatagatatatagtatacttttaatatggatGTTTATTAAATGAAGtttttactcatatgattttatgattatttacatatttgaGTAGCAAAAGTTTACAtcaacgatttttttttaatgtagaatgtttagtggtttcaataatttatagttagttaagaaaacaat
This genomic window contains:
- the LOC103848893 gene encoding LOW QUALITY PROTEIN: probable 6-phosphogluconolactonase 1 (The sequence of the model RefSeq protein was modified relative to this genomic sequence to represent the inferred CDS: inserted 1 base in 1 codon); amino-acid sequence: NWWKNKRNNIALTWTHKDRGEIRVHENLEELSTGLVDYIAEISEASILKHGAFCIVLSGDSLISLVGKLIESLYNKIVDWDKWYVFWAEERAVGKSLDDSHYKLARDHLLSQVNVFPRHIYSINDRLSVDKAATEYEFAIRQMVKKRTVIPSENSECPKFDLILLGMGSDGXVASLFPNHPELEVKEDWVTYLTNSPKPPPERLTFTLPVINSAANVAIVATGASKSQCYPLCKSLPARLVQPSNENLVWFLDKPAGYKLDGFKSL
- the LOC103848884 gene encoding peptidyl-prolyl cis-trans isomerase E; protein product: MAAVQQQQAMQKNTLYVGGLADEVNESILHAAFIPFGDIKDVKTPLDQANQKHRSFGFVTFLEREDASAAMDNMDGAELYGRVLTVNYALPEKIKGGEQGWAAHPLWADADTWFERQQQEKEILKIQAENRAAMEAAEELHRKKLAQDRQGEMEEDTEVKDDPMARAEAEALSHDNP
- the LOC103848887 gene encoding protein BIG GRAIN 1-like E; translation: MSENAGDSSTTKPNLKRNGSGELDVFEATRYFSDFNEPTMAESSRIQVQKQSIVTELRQKRIHPETEDKLPEPRVVIVKPQEKEMKTRGGGGKKLTSFLNSLLRSAGLKKLKSKSKSTPEVESPRGERRRRHSCVVTVTTHAAASSPISGAGAWSTRRRSFDEKHVKGLGSKKNDQKLNMRFCESLCSDKKVEYKDRNGEDGVNGGYESDSGSESDLFELDLFAKSKP
- the LOC103848886 gene encoding PI-PLC X domain-containing protein At5g67130 — its product is MACFRFFSAVTTLVLLHLSSIAFASSHGSKQLGYQCSSDEECSVGLGCFKCGIDAARCVRSNITDQFSLVNNSMPFNKYAFLTTHNSYAIEGKPLHVATQEDSITEQLNSGVRALMLDTYDYEGDVWLCHSFNEQCFEFTKFNRAIDTLAEVFAFLTANPSEIVTIFLEDYVKSPNALTKVFTDSGLKKFWFPVEDMPKGGQDWPLVKDMVANNHRLVVFTSDKSKQETEGIAYQWNYVLENQYGDDGVKPSECSNRGESAQLTDKTKALVLVNHFSTVPVKLLSCEENSQHLIDTIKTCYVAAGDRWANFVAVDFYKRSNGGGTFQAVDKLNGGLLCGRDDVHDCHH